A genomic stretch from Pomacea canaliculata isolate SZHN2017 linkage group LG2, ASM307304v1, whole genome shotgun sequence includes:
- the LOC112557751 gene encoding cholinesterase 2-like isoform X1 produces the protein MSILYVTLIGFTSLLVHVTSTPIIKAPWGSIQGVEVQGRGGKKMSGYLGIPFAVPPTGKLRWQKPQLHPGPGDGKVFMATTLLPACPQELPGVGVYNGISEDCLTLNVFVPIGGDVTSGALKPVMVWIHGGGFSMGDAPTFRPTKLVADNDVIVVTIQYRLGVFGFLSTGDATAPGNYGLWDQRLALVWVKENIRAFGGDPDLVTIFGESAGGMSVGFHVISPVSTGLFKRAIAQSGSPYLLSCFADKAAMDFRNLAVAVGCVSEAEVARTSSSELLDCLKGVASDELINKTLAMSRETMFALPFSVRADGEFLADTPGRLIEDEGRMALAGAGEVDILMGFNNKEGSLLLLLTHLFSGLTVEGLQSTAFFRGFLQLSTSCINNGQPSVLAAKALEFFYREFDAFTEKPVSLERFMELYADTMFTVHAVRWIRQLVTQPHTARRYLYFFDHDLSFNQGGPAPGMHHGDDVLFEFEPISESFALVGKTGPFTPEEEKLSSDFLALLTDFARTGNPSASLGVRLGGDFSEYTLEDEAYISVSTNISVQHHVMRKRVAVWLQLLPELLAASSPPAQQRSTATDQVKDEF, from the exons ATGTCTATCCTGTACGTCACATTAATTGGCTTTACATCGCTGCTGGTGCACGTTACATCCACCCCTATCATCAAGGCCCCTTGGGGGAGCATCCAGGGAGTAGAGGTACAAGGTCGTGGCGGCAAAAAGATGAGCGGGTACCTGGGTATTCCGTTTGCCGTGCCCCCTACAGGCAAACTCCGTTGGCAGAAACCACAGCTTCACCCCGGGCCAGGAGACGGGAAGGTGTTTATGGCCACAACCCTGCTACCGGCCTGTCCCCAGGAACTGCCAGGCGTCGGGGTGTACAACGGTATAAGCGAGGACTGCCTGACCCTCAACGTCTTTGTACCTATCGGTGGTGACGTCACGTCCGGTGCTCTCAAGCCCGTCATGGTGTGGATTCACGGAGGCGGATTTAGTATGGGAGATGCTCCTACCTTCAG ACCAACCAAGCTGGTGGCGGACAATGACGTCATCGTGGTGACCATCCAGTACCGCCTGGGCGTGTTTGGCTTTCTCTCCACGGGTGACGCCACAGCGCCGGGCAACTACGGGCTGTGGGATCAGCGCCTGGCCTTAGTGTGGGTGAAGGAAAACATCCGGGCCTTTGGCGGCGACCCTGACCTGGTGACCATCTTTGGGGAGTCGGCGGGTGGCATGAGCGTAGGTTTCCACGTCATCAGTCCAGTCTCCACCGGCCTGTTTAAGAGGGCTATCGCGCAGAGTGGCAGTCCATATTTACTGAGTTGCTTTGCAGACAAAGCCGCCATGGACTTCCGGAACCTAGCCGTCGCCGTAGGCTGCGTCTCCGAGGCCGAAGTCGCGAGGACGAGCTCCTCTGAGCTGCTGGATTGTCTGAAGGGCGTGGCCAGCGACGAACTGATCAACAAGACACTAGCCATGTCAAGGGAGACGATGTTCGCTTTACCCTTCTCCGTGCGTGCTGACG GTGAGTTTCTGGCGGATACACCTGGCAGGCTGATAGAGGACGAGGGTCGCATGGCGTTAGCAGGGGCTGGGGAGGTGGACATTCTGATGGGTTTCAATAACAAAGAGGGGTCGCTGCTGCTGTTACTGACCCACCTGTTCTCCGGCTTAACGGTGGAGGGCTTGCAGAGCACCGCATTCTTTAGAGGATTCCTTCAGCTGTCCACCAGCTGTATCAACAACGGTCAGCCCAGCGTACTAGCTGCCAAG GCCTTGGAGTTTTTTTATCGGGAGTTTGACGCCTTCACGGAAAAGCCTGTGTCGCTGGAGCGTTTCATGGAGCTGTACGCCGACACCATGTTCACGGTCCACGCCGTGCGCTGGATTCGACAGCTGGTCACACAGCCACACACCGCCCGGCGCTACTTGTACTTCTTTGACCACGACCTCAGCTTCAACCAGGGCGGTCCGGCTCCCGGCATGCACCACGGAGACGACGTGCTGTTTGAGTTCGAGCCCATTTCCGAGTCCTTCGCGCTAGTGGGCAAGACGGGGCCTTTCACACCAGAGGAAGAAAAGCTGTCGTCCGATTTCCTGGCCCTTTTGACTGATTTCGCCAGAACAGG TAATCCAAGTGCCTCTCTCGGCGTAAGACTGGGCGGCGACTTCTCGGAGTATACGCTAGAAGACGAGGCGTACATCTCGGTCTCCACCAACATCAGCGTCCAGCATCATGTGATGCGCAAGCGCGTGGCTGTATGGCTGCAGCTTTTGCCAGAACTTCTGGCCGCCAGTTCGCCACCTGCCCAGCAACGGTCGACTGCGACAGATCAAGTGAAAGACGAATTTTAA
- the LOC112557752 gene encoding cholinesterase 2-like, whose protein sequence is MAVGRICALLLVTTIFDEIISTPIIKAPWGNIQGVDVQGRGGKKMSGYLGIPFALPPTGKLRWQKPQPHPGPGDGKVFEATTLLPACPQEVPWMGVYNGTSEDCLTLNVFVPVGDDVTSGALKPVMVWIHGGAFQVGDAASYRPTKLVADNDVIVVTIQYRLGVFGFLSTGDATSPGNYGLWDQRLALVWVKDNIRAFGGDPDLVTIFGESAGAMSVGYHVISPASTGLFRRAITQSGSPYMQLCFPDSNKIKELASPLGCSSDPGTPFTMMLDCLRGKSVEELAHMDKILGSKQDTGFMFMPRVDGEFLIDSPARLMTDKGHMASVRVEEVDILNGFNNREGALLLILLKLNPVKDVYTARHFRHLLSTWMTCADLGPANGVAFKMLEFFYRGTDAFTNRSVSLDTLVQALGDALFSAPSMMWIRTLAVQPHTSKRYLYWLNQNLSFNWGGPVPGTHHADDLLLEFEFLTESMLFSGKTGPLTPEEEKLSSDFVAMLADFARTGNPSVHLRSSLGEDIPQFTSQGEAYLSLSTNPSIQHHVMRERLAVWLQLLTEVKNVTNQLTLQVAQDRTKDEL, encoded by the exons ATGGCCGTCGGCAGAATCTGCGCCCTTCTTCTAGTCACAACGATTTTTGATGAGATCATTTCCACCCCCATCATCAAGGCCCCTTGGGGGAACATCCAGGGAGTAGACGTACAAGGTCGTGGCGGCAAAAAGATGAGCGGGTACCTTGGTATTCCCTTCGCCCTGCCCCCTACAGGCAAACTCCGTTGGCAGAAACCGCAGCCTCACCCCGGACCAGGAGACGGGAAGGTGTTTGAGGCCACCACCCTGCTACCGGCCTGTCCTCAGGAAGTCCCATGGATGGGGGTGTACAACGGTACAAGCGAGGACTGCCTGACCCTCAACGTCTTTGTACCTGTGGGCGATGACGTCACGTCCGGTGCTCTCAAGCCGGTGATGGTGTGGATTCACGGAGGAGCATTTCAAGTTGGCGACGCAGCGTCATACAG ACCAACCAAGCTGGTGGCAGACAATGACGTCATCGTGGTGACCATCCAGTACCGCCTGGGTGTCTTTGGCTTTCTCTCCACGGGGGACGCCACATCGCCGGGTAACTACGGGCTGTGGGATCAGCGCCTGGCCTTAGTGTGGGTCAAGGACAACATTAGAGCCTTTGGAGGTGACCCTGACCTGGTGACCATCTTTGGGGAGTCTGCAGGCGCCATGAGCGTAGGTTACCACGTCATCAGTCCGGCCTCCACCGGGTTGTTCCGGCGGGCGATAACTCAGAGCGGAAGTCCCTACATGCAACTCTGCTTTCCCGACAGCAACAAGATCAAGGAGCTGGCGTCTCCTTTGGGTTGTTCCTCAGACCCCGGAACCCCATTCACCATGATGCTGGACTGTCTGCGAGGCAAGAGTGTAGAGGAGTTAGCTCACATGGACAAGATCCTGGGATCCAAACAGGACACTGGCTTCATGTTCATGCCCCGTGTTGACG GTGAATTTTTGATAGACAGTCCTGCAAGACTGATGACGGACAAAGGTCACATGGCGTCAGTTCGTGTGGAAGAGGTGGACATCTTGAATGGCTTCAACAACAGGGAGGGGGCGCTACTGCTGATTTTACTAAAGCTTAATCCCGTTAAGGACGTGTACACCGCGAGACATTTTCGTCATCTTCTCAGCACCTGGATGACGTGTGCAGACCTGGGTCCGGCCAATGGCGTGGCCTTCAAG ATGTTAGAGTTTTTCTACCGAGGGACAGACGCCTTCACTAACAGGTCTGTTTCTTTAGACACTTTGGTACAAGCGTTGGGTGACGCCTTATTCAGTGCACCTTCAATGATGTGGATTCGAACCCTTGCTGTTCAGCCCCACACTAGCAAAAGGTATCTGTACTGGCTAAACCAGAATCTCAGTTTTAACTGGGGTGGCCCCGTCCCAGGTACACACCACGCAGATGACTTGCTGCTGGAGTTCGAGTTCCTCACGGAGTCGATGCTGTTTAGCGGCAAGACAGGTCCACTTACACCAGAGGAGGAGAAGCTGTCCTCGGACTTCGTAGCCATGTTGGCTGACTTTGCCAGAACTGG AAATCCAAGCGTCCACCTGAGGTCGTCTCTGGGCGAAGACATACCGCAGTTCACGAGTCAAGGCGAGGCGTACCTCTCCCTCTCCACCAATCCCAGCATTCAGCATCACGTGATGCGCGAGCGCCTGGCTGTGTGGCTGCAGCTTCTAACGGAAGTGAAGAACGTCACCAACCAGCTGACACTGCAAGTGGCACAAGACCGCACGAAGGACGAACTGTGA
- the LOC112557755 gene encoding LOW QUALITY PROTEIN: putative inactive carboxylesterase 4 (The sequence of the model RefSeq protein was modified relative to this genomic sequence to represent the inferred CDS: deleted 1 base in 1 codon), translated as MAASSTWTVLIVALMQLFGDVISAPVIRAPWGTIRGVEVQGRDDRKMSGYLGIPFALPPTGKLRWQKPQPHPGPGEGKVFGPPPCYRPVLRKSHGWGCTTGTSEDCLTLNVFVPIGDDVTSGTLKPVMVWIHGGGFRVGDAASYRPTKLVADNDVIVVTIQYRLGVFGFLSTGDATAPGNYGLWDQRLALVWVKDNIRAFGGDPDLVTIFGESAGAISIGIHVISPASNGLFQRVITQSGSPYMQRCFPENYSNKIKELASALGCSSDPGTSFTTMLDCLRGKSVEELTHAETILSQTHNTDFVFMPRVDGELLLDNPGRLMADEVHMALANVGKVDILNGLMIRRGQ; from the exons ATGGCTGCTTCATCTACCTGGACTGTTCTTATCGTCGCTTTGATGCAGCTTTTtggtgacgtcatttccgctccTGTCATCAGAGCCCCGTGGGGGACTATCCGGGGGGTAGAAGTGCAGGGCCGTGACGACAGGAAGATGAGCGGGTACCTGGGTATTCCTTTCGCTCTGCCTCCCACAGGCAAACTCCGTTGGCAGAAACCGCAGCCACATCCCGGACCAGGAGAAGGGAAGGTGTTTG GGCCACCACCCTGCTACCGGCCTGTCCTCAGGAAGTCCCATGGATGGGGGTGTACAACTGGTACAAGCGAGGACTGCCTGACCCTCAACGTCTTTGTGCCTATcggtgatgacgtcacgtccgGAACCCTCAAGCCGGTGATGGTGTGGATTCATGGAGGAGGATTCAGAGTTGGCGACGCAGCGTCATACAG ACCAACCAAGCTGGTGGCAGACAATGACGTCATCGTGGTGACCATCCAGTACCGCCTGGGTGTCTTTGGCTTTCTCTCCACAGGTGACGCCACAGCGCCGGGTAACTACGGGCTGTGGGATCAGCGCCTGGCCTTAGTGTGGGTCAAGGACAACATTAGAGCCTTTGGAGGTGACCCTGACCTGGTGACCATCTTTGGGGAGTCGGCGGGTGCCATTAGCATAGGTATCCACGTCATCAGTCCGGCCTCCAACGGGTTGTTCCAGCGGGTGATAACTCAGAGCGGAAGTCCCTACATGCAACGCTGCTTTCCCGAGAACTACAGCAACAAGATCAAGGAGCTGGCCTCAGCCTTGGGTTGTTCCTCAGACCCCGGAACCTCATTCACCACGATGCTCGACTGTCTGCGAGGCAAGAGTGTAGAGGAGTTAACTCACGCGGAGACGAtcctgtcacagacacacaataCCGACTTTGTGTTCATGCCCCGTGTTGACG GTGAACTTTTGTTGGACAACCCTGGGAGGCTGATGGCAGACGAAGTTCATATGGCATTAGCAAATGTAGGGAAGGTCGACATCCTGAATGGCTTAATGATCAGGAGGGGGCAGTGA
- the LOC112557751 gene encoding cholinesterase 2-like isoform X3 — translation MSILYVTLIGFTSLLVHVTSTPIIKAPWGSIQGVEVQGRGGKKMSGYLGIPFAVPPTGKLRWQKPQLHPGPGDGKVFMATTLLPACPQELPGVGVYNGISEDCLTLNVFVPIGGDVTSGALKPVMVWIHGGGFSMGDAPTFRPTKLVADNDVIVVTIQYRLGVFGFLSTGDATAPGNYGLWDQRLALVWVKENIRAFGGDPDLVTIFGESAGGMSVGFHVISPVSTGLFKRAIAQSGSPYLLSCFADKAAMDFRNLAVAVGCVSEAEVARTSSSELLDCLKGVASDELINKTLAMSRETMFALPFSVRADGEFLADTPGRLIEDEGRMALAGAGEVDILMGFNNKEGSLLLLLTHLFSGLTVEGLQSTAFFRGFLQLSTSCINNGQPSVLAAKALEFFYREFDAFTEKPVSLERFMELYADTMFTVHAVRWIRQLVTQPHTARRYLYFFDHDLSFNQGGPAPGMHHGDDVLFEFEPISESFALVGKTGPFTPEEEKLSSDFLALLTDFARTGRKLLFYCVQ, via the exons ATGTCTATCCTGTACGTCACATTAATTGGCTTTACATCGCTGCTGGTGCACGTTACATCCACCCCTATCATCAAGGCCCCTTGGGGGAGCATCCAGGGAGTAGAGGTACAAGGTCGTGGCGGCAAAAAGATGAGCGGGTACCTGGGTATTCCGTTTGCCGTGCCCCCTACAGGCAAACTCCGTTGGCAGAAACCACAGCTTCACCCCGGGCCAGGAGACGGGAAGGTGTTTATGGCCACAACCCTGCTACCGGCCTGTCCCCAGGAACTGCCAGGCGTCGGGGTGTACAACGGTATAAGCGAGGACTGCCTGACCCTCAACGTCTTTGTACCTATCGGTGGTGACGTCACGTCCGGTGCTCTCAAGCCCGTCATGGTGTGGATTCACGGAGGCGGATTTAGTATGGGAGATGCTCCTACCTTCAG ACCAACCAAGCTGGTGGCGGACAATGACGTCATCGTGGTGACCATCCAGTACCGCCTGGGCGTGTTTGGCTTTCTCTCCACGGGTGACGCCACAGCGCCGGGCAACTACGGGCTGTGGGATCAGCGCCTGGCCTTAGTGTGGGTGAAGGAAAACATCCGGGCCTTTGGCGGCGACCCTGACCTGGTGACCATCTTTGGGGAGTCGGCGGGTGGCATGAGCGTAGGTTTCCACGTCATCAGTCCAGTCTCCACCGGCCTGTTTAAGAGGGCTATCGCGCAGAGTGGCAGTCCATATTTACTGAGTTGCTTTGCAGACAAAGCCGCCATGGACTTCCGGAACCTAGCCGTCGCCGTAGGCTGCGTCTCCGAGGCCGAAGTCGCGAGGACGAGCTCCTCTGAGCTGCTGGATTGTCTGAAGGGCGTGGCCAGCGACGAACTGATCAACAAGACACTAGCCATGTCAAGGGAGACGATGTTCGCTTTACCCTTCTCCGTGCGTGCTGACG GTGAGTTTCTGGCGGATACACCTGGCAGGCTGATAGAGGACGAGGGTCGCATGGCGTTAGCAGGGGCTGGGGAGGTGGACATTCTGATGGGTTTCAATAACAAAGAGGGGTCGCTGCTGCTGTTACTGACCCACCTGTTCTCCGGCTTAACGGTGGAGGGCTTGCAGAGCACCGCATTCTTTAGAGGATTCCTTCAGCTGTCCACCAGCTGTATCAACAACGGTCAGCCCAGCGTACTAGCTGCCAAG GCCTTGGAGTTTTTTTATCGGGAGTTTGACGCCTTCACGGAAAAGCCTGTGTCGCTGGAGCGTTTCATGGAGCTGTACGCCGACACCATGTTCACGGTCCACGCCGTGCGCTGGATTCGACAGCTGGTCACACAGCCACACACCGCCCGGCGCTACTTGTACTTCTTTGACCACGACCTCAGCTTCAACCAGGGCGGTCCGGCTCCCGGCATGCACCACGGAGACGACGTGCTGTTTGAGTTCGAGCCCATTTCCGAGTCCTTCGCGCTAGTGGGCAAGACGGGGCCTTTCACACCAGAGGAAGAAAAGCTGTCGTCCGATTTCCTGGCCCTTTTGACTGATTTCGCCAGAACAGG AAGGAAACTCCTGTTTTATTGTGTTCAGTAA